A portion of the Microlunatus phosphovorus NM-1 genome contains these proteins:
- a CDS encoding trimeric intracellular cation channel family protein yields the protein MDLLPVVLDLLGIFVFALSGALLGVRIRFDIVGVMVLGAVTGLGGGIVRDVLIGAIPPASFNDWRYLAVPLLTGLIAFRFHPDLVKIERYINWSDAMGLGLFSVLGTQKALIVGLDPIPAVLMGILTGVGGGVLRDLLANRMPSVLREDVYALPSLAGSLVVVISWELGVFRSWMLIPAAALCIVLRLLAIRFRWSAPRATDW from the coding sequence GTGGACCTCCTCCCGGTCGTGCTCGACCTGCTCGGCATCTTCGTGTTCGCGCTCTCTGGGGCCCTGCTGGGCGTACGGATCCGGTTCGACATTGTCGGAGTCATGGTGCTCGGCGCGGTCACCGGTCTCGGTGGCGGCATCGTACGAGACGTCCTGATCGGCGCCATCCCACCGGCATCCTTCAACGACTGGCGTTATCTGGCGGTCCCGCTGCTCACCGGTCTGATCGCCTTCCGCTTCCATCCCGATCTGGTCAAGATCGAGCGATACATCAACTGGTCCGATGCGATGGGATTGGGGCTGTTCAGTGTGCTGGGCACCCAGAAGGCCCTGATCGTCGGACTGGATCCGATCCCGGCCGTGTTGATGGGCATCCTGACCGGCGTCGGCGGCGGTGTGCTGCGTGACCTGCTGGCCAATCGGATGCCGAGCGTGCTCCGCGAGGATGTGTACGCGCTGCCGTCCCTGGCCGGCTCGCTGGTGGTGGTGATCAGCTGGGAACTCGGGGTGTTCCGCTCCTGGATGCTCATCCCGGCGGCGGCGTTGTGCATCGTGCTTCGGCTGCTGGCCATCCGGTTCCGCTGGAGCGCTCCGCGAGCCACCGATTGGTAG
- a CDS encoding sigma 54-interacting transcriptional regulator, producing MTPTTLGQLATLGQLRASGYQPKSVAEELRSNLLTRLRSGETAFPGIVGFDDTVLPELETALLAGHDLVLLGERGQGKTRLMRTLIQLLDEWSPEVADCEIHDDPYAPVCVRCRALAAEFGEELPIAWRHRDDRYTEKLATPDTSVGDLIGDVDPVKVAQGRTLGDPETVHYGLVPRTNRGVFGLNELPDLAERIQVALFNVLEERDIQVRGYSLRLPLDVFLVATANPEDYTNRGRIITPLKDRFGAEIRTHYLSELHDEVSLIRQEAELVADVGDHLLEVLARFTASLRTSASIDQRSGVSARFTIAAAEAVAGSALRRAGRTNDPEAVARVGDLPAVLPTLLGKVEFEMGEEGREREVLEHLLRMAIAATFRDRLGGLDLSGFTAVFAEGAIVETGDLVPAAELLSQLGTVTGLAKVLDRLGYADSAGRGQVAAAAEFVLEGLHLTRRIDKDAVGGRTIYGAR from the coding sequence ATGACGCCCACCACCCTCGGCCAACTCGCCACCCTCGGCCAACTTCGTGCCAGCGGCTACCAGCCCAAGTCCGTTGCCGAGGAACTGCGTTCGAATCTGCTGACCAGACTCCGCAGCGGCGAGACGGCCTTCCCCGGGATCGTCGGTTTCGACGACACCGTGCTGCCGGAGTTGGAGACCGCGCTGTTGGCGGGTCATGATCTCGTCCTGCTCGGCGAGCGCGGCCAGGGGAAGACCCGGCTGATGCGGACCTTGATCCAGCTGCTGGACGAGTGGAGTCCCGAGGTCGCCGATTGTGAGATCCACGACGACCCGTACGCGCCGGTCTGCGTCCGGTGCCGGGCACTGGCCGCCGAGTTCGGTGAGGAACTGCCGATCGCCTGGCGGCATCGGGATGACCGTTACACCGAGAAGCTCGCTACGCCTGACACCAGCGTCGGCGACCTGATCGGCGACGTGGACCCGGTCAAGGTCGCTCAGGGCCGTACCCTCGGCGACCCGGAGACCGTGCACTACGGACTGGTGCCGCGGACCAACCGTGGCGTCTTCGGGCTGAACGAGCTGCCCGACCTGGCCGAGCGCATCCAGGTCGCGCTGTTCAACGTGCTGGAAGAGCGAGACATCCAGGTCCGCGGCTATTCGCTGCGGCTGCCCTTGGACGTGTTCCTGGTCGCCACCGCCAACCCGGAGGACTACACCAACCGGGGCCGGATCATCACTCCGCTGAAGGACCGGTTCGGCGCCGAGATCCGCACTCATTATCTGTCCGAACTGCACGACGAGGTCTCGTTGATCCGGCAGGAGGCCGAGCTGGTCGCCGACGTCGGCGACCACCTGCTCGAGGTGCTGGCTCGGTTTACCGCGAGTCTGCGTACATCCGCCTCGATCGACCAGCGCTCGGGGGTCTCGGCACGCTTCACCATCGCCGCAGCCGAAGCCGTCGCCGGTTCGGCGCTGCGGCGTGCCGGCCGGACGAACGACCCGGAAGCCGTCGCCCGGGTCGGCGACCTGCCGGCGGTGCTGCCCACCCTGCTCGGCAAGGTCGAGTTCGAGATGGGAGAGGAAGGCCGCGAACGCGAGGTGCTGGAGCACCTGCTCCGAATGGCAATCGCGGCCACCTTCCGCGATCGGCTCGGCGGGCTCGATCTGTCGGGTTTCACGGCCGTGTTCGCCGAGGGCGCGATCGTCGAGACCGGCGACCTGGTGCCGGCGGCGGAGCTGTTGTCTCAGCTCGGCACGGTCACCGGGCTGGCCAAGGTGCTCGATCGACTTGGGTACGCCGACTCGGCCGGCCGCGGCCAGGTCGCCGCTGCGGCCGAGTTCGTGCTCGAGGGCCTGCACCTCACCCGCCGGATCGACAAGGACGCGGTCGGTGGTCGGACGATCTACGGGGCTCGCTGA